GTGCTATCCCAAACAGCAGATTTTTTATATAAAACAACAGATTATTACGCGCCAGAGTATGAGCGTTCAATTTTGTGGAACGACCCTGCTCTTGATATAGACTGGAAAATATCGGGCGAACCAGTTTTATCGAACAAAGATAAAGAAGCTGTACCTTTAGAGCAAGCGGAGGTGTTTGCGTGACCAAGATCTTGCTAACGGGAATTACAGGACAAGTCGGACAAGAATTGGAGCAAACTCTGACTTCTGTGGGAGAAGTTATTGGCGTTAGTCGTCAAGAATTTGATTTGAGTCAGCCAGCCCAAATAAAGCAAAAGATCGCCGAGATAAAACCGAATGTGATTGTCAATGCTGCTGCTTATACGGCTGTAGATAAGTCAGAAAGTGAAGCCGAACTTGCTATGGCAATCAACGGCAACGCGCCAAAAGCGATCGCCCAAGCGGCACAAGATATCGGTGCAACCCTTTTGCATATATCTACTGACTATGTATTTAATGGTCAAAATCACACTCCCTACTTGGAAACAGATAAAACCGATCCCCTAGGAGTATATGGTAAATCTAAGCTCTCAGGAGAAATAGGAGTTAGGGATTGCGATCGCCATATTATTTTGCGTACTGCCTGGGTATATGGCTCAAAAGGACATAATAACTTTGTTAAAACTATGCTCCGACTTGGTAAAGATCGAGAAGAGTTAAAGGTAGTTGCCGATCAGGTAGGTAGTCCATCATGGTCTTATGATATTGCTCTGACAATTACTCAGCTAGTGGATAAATCTTTAAATGATTCAAATATCAGAGGGACTTATCACTACACCAACAGTGGTGTTTGCAGTTGGTATGATTTTGCGGTGGCTATTTTCGCCGAAGCTAAACAACTCGGCTTTCCTCTAGCAATTGAACGAGTTTTACCTATTACCACTGCAGACTATCCTACCCCGACTCAACGTCCAGCCTATTCAGTCTTGTCTAAGGTCAAAATTACAAAAACACTAGGAGTTTATCCTCCTCACTGGCGTGAATCTTTGAGAAAAATGCTGACTGAATTAAGGGGATAAGGGATAAAAGATAAGGGATAAGGAGCAATTTAAAAGCTAATAGCTAATAGCTGATAGCCCAAAGGGCGGGCGTGGAATAAGCTGCTTGCGAAGCAGCATTTCCGCCCGCTGATAGCTACCAAAACAGTCTAATTATCAACGAAGCCAATAAAAAAATGAAAGCAATTATTCTCTCTGGTGGTAAAGGTACAAGATTGCGTCCCCTAACTTATACAGGAGCAAAACAACTTGTTCCCGTAGCCAACAAACCAATTCTTTGGTACGGTATTGAGTCCATTGTGGCAGCAGGAATTACGGAAATTGGGATTATTATCAGTCCCGAAACAGGAGGCGAAGTAGAGTCCAAAACAGGCAATGGCGATCGCTTTGGAGCGAAGATTACCTATCTCAAACAAGACCAACCTTTAGGACTGGCACACGCGGTAAAAGTAGCTCAATCGTTTTTAGGAGATTCTCCCTTTGTAATGTATTTGGGGGATAACCTAGTTCAAAGTGAATTAGATCAGTTTATCGATAAATTCAAGTCTCAACACCTTGATGCTTTAACTCTACTCAGTGAAGTCGAAAACCCCTCTGCTTTTGGGGTGGCGAAAGTAGATGATCGGGGCAACGTTTTGCAGCTAATCGAAAAACCCAAAAATCCGCCTTCAAACTTGGCACTGGTAGGAGTGTATTTATTCTCTACTGAAATCCATCAGGCGATCGCCAATATTCAACCATCCCCTAGGGGTGAATTGGAAATTACCGATGCCATCCAGTATCTAATCGATCAAAAGCAAAAGGTAGCATCTTTTCAATTATCAGGCTGGTGGCTAGATACAGGAAAAAAAGATGATTTGCTAGCAGCCAATCAAATTATCTTGGATACCTGCTTAGAAACAACTCACGAAGGAACGATAGACAAAGAAAGTAAGGTTAGTGGTCGAGTTCATGTAGGAACTGACTCTTTGATTAAAAATTCTATGATTCGTGGTCCTGTAACCATCGGTAAGAACTGTAAAATTGAAAACTGTTTTATTGGTCCTTATAGCAGTATTGCTGACGACACGACCCTAATTGATGTTGACATTGAGCATAGCGTAGTTCTTAAAGGTGCAACAATCGAAGGCATCAATAGCCGTATCGTCGATAGTTTAATTGGCGAAAGAGCGCATTTGAAAGCTGCTCCAAAGCGTCCCAAAGCATTACGCTTTATGATTGGTGATGATTCTCAAATTGAATTGTCGTAGAAGTAAACGGCTTCGCCGTAGCTATTAGCTGTTAGCTATTAGCTTGCTTTGAAGAGGCTTTAAACCTCCCCTAATCGAAGACCACGCTTGACGGATCTTAGTGAGGGCATTAAACCCGATAGCTTAGAAGCTCTTAGTCTTTTACTTAGGTAATCTTGTTTGGCTTTAAGCTAAAAGCTTTATTTGGCAAAAGGAATAAGGTGGGCATAAAAAACAATTATGTATTAATAGATACAGAGTTTAATTTATACCCACCGAAAAGCTGAGATAATATAATCTACAATTCCAGATTTAAAATCTACAAAGCTTTAGTCCGTAGTCCCAGTTTGTAAAGATTCCTCTGCAACTCTTGTCCACTCTGTATGAGCAAACTCACCTCTTGGTTTGTCTACTCTTTCATAGGTGTGTGCGCCAAAGTAATCTCTTTGAGCCTGAGTTAGATTCTGAGGTAGACTAGCACGACGATAGCTATCAAAATAGTCCAAAGAAGAACTAAAAGCAGGAACAGGAATACCTAACTTGTTGGCAGTTGCCAAAACTTCACGCCATGCAGCCTGACGGTCAATAATTGACTGTTTAAACTCTGACGCAAGAAGTAAATTAGGTAAATCAGGATTTTCGTTGAACGCGTTTTTGATTTTGTCTAAAAAAGCCGCCTTAATAATACAGCCTCCTTTCCAGATTCGTGCTATTTCTGCCAAGTCGAGGTTAAAGTTAAACTCAGCCGATGCCTTGCTCAATAGTGCCATGCCTTGAGCATAGGAACACATTTTGGAGCAGTATAAAGCATCTCGGACTTTATTGATAAAGTCCTGCTTGTCTCCCTCGTATTTGGCGGTTGGACCGCTAATCTCTTTAGAAGCAGCTACTCGTTCTTCTTTGTATGCAGACATGACGCGAGCGTTAACCGCAGCGTAAATAGTAGGAATTGGCACACCCAACTCTAGAGAAGTTACTACTGTCCAGCGTCCTGTGCCTTTCTGTCCCGCAGCATCTAAGATTGAATCTACTAAGGGTTGGTGTGTTTGGGGATCGATGTTGCTAAAAATATCGGCAGTAATTTCAATCAAAAAAGAATCTAATTCTTCAGTATGATTCCACTGGTTAAATACTTCTTCTAACTCTTTGCCATTTAAGCCTAGAGTGGTTTTCATCAAGTCATAGGCTTCGGCGATCAGCTGCATATCCCCATACTCAATGCCGTTGTGTACCATTTTGACATAGTGACCAGCACCACCAGGACCAATAAAAGTGACACAGGGACCATCATCAACCTGAGCAGCAATTTTAGTTAAAATTGGCTCTAAGTCGCGATAACCAGCCTCTGTGCCTCCAGGCATCAAGCTAGGTCCCTTAAGCGCGCCTTCTTCGCCACCGCTAACTCCCATACCCACAAAACCTAGTCCTGTAGACTCTAGATCTTTAGTCCGTCTTTCAGTGTCGTTATATAAAGAGTTTCCCCCATCGATAATAGTGTCTCCTTTATCTAGTAGTGGTTTTAATTGATCGATAACCGCATCTACTGGTTTGCCTGCTTTGACCATTACCAAAATGTTACGGGGACGTTCTAAAGTCTGCACAAATTCTTCTAAAGAATAAGCAGCTTTAATGTCTTTGTCTTTAGCCCTGACTTCCATAAATTTCTCGGTTTTAGCAGCAGTACGGTTATATACAGCGATCGGAAAACCGCGACTTTCTACGTTGAGGGCGAGATTTTCCCCCATAACGGCTAAACCAATTACACCAAAAGTTCTCTTTGCCATAGTATTAAAATTGCCTGAAAATTTCTTTGTTTGTCTGGAAAACAATAACCTAGGAAAAGGCTAACGCAGTTTTACGGATGAGAATCATTTTTTAATTAACTCTTCTATTTTCCCTAGGCACAAAGATAATTTGTCTGCTTGCTTGAGCAAAAATCGGTGTTGAATTACACAGTTATCTCGCGAGTCTAATAAATTTGCTATACATTTTGTAATCTGAGATCTCAGATTACAAATTAATTAATAATTGGTGGAGATATCAAAATTGATTAAAGATTATGTGTTGTCGCTATTGCGCTAAGTAGATTGTATTGATTCTTTCAAGGGTCATTGAGAAAAAACCAATAAGTTAAGTTTTGAAGACTTAAATGAGAGGCGATTTTGTGAAACTATGAAACCATAACCTAGACTCATTCCACGGTTAAAAACATATTTAAAATTGAGGCGAAATTTAAAATGACATGGACTAAAACTTTGGCTGCTGATGCCCTCGCACCTGGCACAAGAGAAGTAGTAAAATTACAACAGCGATCGCTGTTGCTGCTTAACGAGGCAAATAATATCTACGCGATTGATAACATTTGCCCCCACATGAAGTTACCCTTGAAAAAAGGCAAAGTCACCGCAGATGGATCGATTGTCTGTCCTTGGCATCGGAGTGAATTTGATCTCAAAACTGGCAATGTCGAAAATTGGTGTACTTTTCCTCCTGTTGTGGGTAATATTTTAGGCAAAATTTCGGCGGAGAAATCTTTGGAAGTTTTTCCCACAAAAGTAGAAGATGGACAAATTCTGGTGGATTTACCCGTTTAAAAATTAGTGACTTTAAAGACAACTAAAAGTCCCCCAAATTTGGCAAGCGACCCTCTAAAGAGTTCGACATCGGAAAGCATTCCCTTGCGTCTTACGCCGACGCGGGGTCTTTCCTCAGTTTGCTTATGCCGGTGAAACCTTTCGACACTTTGCTCAACGGGTCACAGACCCGCAACGCAAGTGTCTCACCACCGCAACTGTCTCACTGCGTCGCCGACAGGCGCGCCCTCAACAGTTTGACGGGCGGTATAAACGCCTGGGAAACCACAGGCGACACGCCCTCCTCAACGGGGTGAAACCCCCTTCGGGTTCAGCAGTTTGCTTATGCCAGGGAACCTGTCCACCGCAACTGCTTCACCGCAACGCAACTGCTTCGCAAAGGAACGCGCGAGTTTGGGGGATTGAGGGCAATTGTCCTAAATGTCAAGTCCATTTTTAAAAATAAAGCGATCGCTGATATAATTGTCATCTTCGAGACTATGTTTAAAGATGCCAAGACTGAGTTACGTTTTTTCGTCTTTGGAAGTTGACTGCAATCAAAGAATCGTGGTTTTAATATGAGCATATTATCGATTCAATAGCTCAAAAAAATTTTAGCTTTTTACAATCCCGAAGGTTTAACCTTATAGGGAATTTCTTCCACGGGCAAATGCTCTCCATCTAAATCGTTATAGGTCAATTGAAGCCTACGTTCTCCCGCATACTTAATCAGTTTGCCACTGTATAGCTCGGCTTTTGTTCCAAAACTCTGTATTCGTACTTTGCCACCAAATACCGTTGCTCTGGCTAAATAAATTACTAGATCATCCCTTGATGGACGATTTACCGTAGTGCTGGCGGTGAGATGAGCTAATCCTCTCTCATCTATTTCCTGAGTCATTGCCATGGCGGTGTTGCGAATACCACGAATAGCTACAATTGCTGAAGCTACTGCCATAGTGATATCTATTCCACCCTCAGTAACAATCTTTTGGTTAGAAAGATACTGAAAGTTTTTTTCGCCTAAATCATCCCTGATACGACGATGAATCATATTGTGGGGATGATAGTTTGATAAAGCTCCGACAATCGCACCACAGGCATTACGGGGTTCTCGCCAAGGAGATTCACGGGTTTTACCGTAAATGCGCTTTTCTCCTTCTTCTAAACGCCCTACATGAGTTTTAAGATCTGCTGCCACCAATACCATCGACTGAGAATTTCCCTCGTATAGTCTTCGGCGCAACGGTTCGTCCATTTGATGTGCCACGGTAACGTGAGCAAGAGTTGCCCCATTATCTGTGCCACCGCCTGCGGGAAAAAATGCTTCTAGCTTTAGTTCGCCAATTTCTGAGAGGGTTGCAAAACGCGATGCTACTACATCTCGGTAACGTTTAGTGACTTCTCCTTGGTGAATGCGATCGCCACAGTTAGTATATGCCAAAGTTGTCACGACGCTGGGCAAGCTCAAATCTGCTCCACATATTTGTATATCAGTGGTGCTAGAAGCAGCAAACTGTAGTTCGTCTCTTAATACCTGTAATCCATTGACTAAAGCATAGCGATCGCTGACAATTTCGTTAAGATAATTATGATAAGCGTTTCGTTCCATACCAAAGCTGGCAGGCAGACACCAAAACTTATCAATCCGTTTTTGGGCAGATGCAACATCAAAGAGGATAGGCATATACAGTTTCTGGTTAGATTTACTAATGATAAAAATAGCGGACTTCTGCCCTTCAATATTTATAGCAGCAAAAAATTTGTGAATAACAAACAAATCATAAAAATTGTGTTCTCAAACACATGAGCCTTATATCCTTGCGGAGTAAGAGTTAGGTGACTAATTTTTATTAAAACAATCTGAAGATAGACGATAAAATAATTAGACTTAAAAAGTATCAGTATGTAGATTCAAAATAATTTTGTTGACCACAAACTGTAGACAACAAGCGATCGCACCTAAATTCATTATGATCGATGCCACTTACACCAACTCAGGGTTTGACTTTCCTAATTCTCATGGGGATACTGAACTAATTAAGCAGCTAGGCTTTATTCCTGGTTTAAAAGACTTTCTTACCATTCGTCAGGTACACGCTTTAGAACACGCTACTGTATGGGTGTTAAGTAGTTTAGGCAATTCCAGTACAACGACAAAATTCTCAGCTAGCTATTTATCCGCAGACAACGAAGATATCGGCGGAATGTCTACTGAGAAAGGATTTTATCTTTACGGTAATATCGATCCCTTCAGATTAAGAAGGGCTGTAAATCTGGCTTTGATTCGTTTACAACAAGGGGAATGGAACTTAGCACTTCATCCTCGCTGTGGCACAAATTCTTCTGTGGCTATGATGCTTACTAGCAGTATGGCAATGATGGCACACCTTAGTTTGCCTAAAGAACCAATACATCAACTGATGGGTATGGGATTAGCCACCCTTGCTGCTAACTATCTTGCTCCCGATATTGGCATATACGTTCAAAAATATATAACAACCGCTATCCCCTTTAATTTGAAGCTCAAAAAAATAACCAAAATCACTGATAAATCAGGTAATTCTGGCTACTTTGTGCGATTAGATTGGATAAACACTACTTCATCGTTTACCCCTAACTGCTAACTGGTCACTGATTAAATTCCTGCGTGTCCTAGAGCAATACCTGTAAACAGCATTCCAAAAACTAGAAAAGGCTGGGCGCTGGCTTGATATTTGACATCATTCTCTAAAGGATTGCGGAGAAAATACATATCCTGAAAGACAATCTGAGGAATTACCAGTAAAAAGACAATAGTGGCGTAAAGATTCTCGTGAATTGAGACCAAATAACCACTAATACCAATTTGAAAAACGTCGATCGCAATGACGCAAATCCAAGCAGCAGTAGTTACTCCAAACATTACTGGCAGAGATTTTAAGCCTAAAGCGCGATCGCCTTCTACACTTTTGAAGTCGTTAACAATGGCAATACCCAACCCTGCAAAGCTGTAGATCAAAGTCAAAATTACAATTTTCCAACTCAATTCACCAAACAAAGCGTGACCAGTCCACCATGGTAAAGCAATATAGCTAGAACCGAGGGCATAAGTCCCTAACCAGCCATTTTGCTTAAGTTTCAGTGGTGGTGCAGAATAAATATAGGCAATAACAGAACCACCCAAAGCAAGACAAAGAATAGTCGGAAAATCATGACCTACTGCCACATCTAAGCCATAAGCTAATGCCCAAGCAGCTAGTACTAAGACCCAAATCTGTACTTTTGCTTGCGTTAGAGAAATTGCCCCCGAAGGAATAGGTCGATAGGGTTCATTGATTGCATCAATTTCACGATCGTACAGTTCGTTAACGGTCTGGGTATAACCAGTCATTAATGGACCTGAAAGTAACATACAGGCAGCAGCTAGCAGAACATTTTCGACTGTCCAAGTATAGTTACCTGAAGATGCTGCACCGCAAATCACCCCCCAAATAAGAGGAATCCAGGTAATCGGCTTCATTAATTGCAGCCTTATTTTCCAAAGAGAAGTTTCCCCTGAAGCTGCGCCTTTCATACCTAGCAATTGACGAGCTTTAGAATCCCCTGAGTTATCTGCTTTTTCTATATTTGTAGGAGAATCAGACATGATTAGTTGAGTTTGAGTGATTATTAGTAATATTTACTGATGTTACGCAAGACAACGAGCATATTTTCAATGAGCAATGAAAATAGAATAACCTATCCTTTACCCCCTTTCCCCTTAACCTTCTTACGAAGTTTGCTCAACGGAGGGAACCTCCGCAACGCACGGCGGCTTTTGAGAAAGAATACTCTTACTCAACCTCGACAGTTTGCTCAAGTCGGGGAACCCGCCCAACACAACTGTCTCGCAAAACGCGCCTTAACTTCGCGCTTTTCCCCGTCTCAACAGATTAATTATTGCGTAACATCAGATATTTATTTACCGATAAATGATTTTACCTTTGATTTGAGTATTCAGTAATAACTACTAATTAATCCTGGCTACCGTTTAATTGATTTTTTAAGGCTGCCAAACTTGACCAACGACTATCTAGCTGAAATTCATCTTTTAAAGGTGTTTTTGCTGCTCCTGGACAGTTCTCACCGCATACTTTCCTTAAAGGTAAAGCCAGGGACAATTGTTCAAAAAGCCACATTTGGGGATCGAAATGTCCGTTGGGAGAAAGAACTTCTGATAAATCCTCCATCGAGACTTCTCTTTCTGCGGGGAGATCTTCAATATTTTCCAGTTCAGATTCTAGCCAAATCAATTCTGATGTATCAATTTTCAAACGCTGATTATAATGTTGTAAACAGCGATCGCAAACTAGAGTAATAATTGTTTCTGCTTGAGATGCTACTTCTAAAAAGTTTCCCCCGTGGCGCATTACAATTTTGCCTTTTACGGGTATTAAAGTGTCTAATTCACTAATATTGTCATCGACAATAATCTCTGCTGTTCTTTTGGGTGCTTTTAGCAGATGGGGTATGTATACCGCTTCCATTGTGTGCTTCTTGTTTAACGCTGTGTATTGGCAACGTGTTTCGAGGTTAATTTGGATTATTGCGATCGCAAAATCAATCTTCTGTCTGGTTCTTGACCCCGACTTTCGCTGCTTAAATCTTCTATTTCTTCTAAGGAAGAATGTATCTGTTTTCTTTCGGCGGACGATAAGCCAGGTATTTCTACGTCTTCTCCTGTTTCTCTTACCTTGGCGATCGCCTCTTCGGTCAAGACCGCTAATTCTTGATAACGTTCAAATCTATAGCCATCAAATTCTACGGTAAAGGAGCTTTGAGCTTCAGGGTCTGCCTCTAAATTAAGTATGGTATTGGCAAGATATTGAATTGCATCAATACTTTGACCTTTATTGCCGATTAGCTGTTCTTTTTGCTCTGAGGTTAGATTGCTGCCGTCTATATTTAACCAATTAGAGTTTGAATCAGTAGTTACTGTCTCAAACCCTTCAGTGGTTACCTTAGCAGCCAGACCCATAGAATCTAGAAGCTGCTCTAACCACTGTTTTCCTAAGCTTAGTTGACTTTCCACGATGGTTGATAATTTAACCTGAAGTTTTTTCTTTTTTCTTGGAACGCTTTTTCTCAAAGGGAAGAGCATCTCTTTTGGCTGCTGCTTCTGCTTTTTCTTGCTCTTTCAAGATCTCCTGCAAATTTTCTGGCAGAGGTTCTCGCATCAAAAACCAAGTTTGACCAGTTTGGAAAAAGTTAGCCACCACAATATACATCAATACACCAGCAGGAAGGGGAAAGAATAAAAACATTCCACTAAATAGCAAAGGCGTAATTTTATTTATTGCTTGCTGTTGGTCTGCGCCTCCACTTGCATTTTGCGCGCCACTCATTTGCTGGTTAATATAGATCCCCACACCAAACATTAATATCATTGCCAAGATATCAAAGTTGATATTACCATTTTCATCCGTTACCCCAACTCGACCCAGTTTCTCAATAAACAAAAAGCCTGTATTAGCTGCAATACCAGGAATAGTTACTTGAATAGTCGCATCTCCTGGCTCTAGGGCTTCAACCGTGCCGTCTGGATTGATCTGTAGTCGCTCAGAACCCTTGGTTATTTCTAAAGTAGACTTGAGATCATTATTGCTGGGATGTTCTGCTAATAAATTACCTAGAGATTTACCGTCAGGGTTTTGCAGTTCTACTTTAGTAGTTTCTCCCACTGCTAGCTTGTTTCCGCCAGGCAACATTGCTGCAATCTTTTCGTGAGTCCCTTCGTCGATATAAATATTCTTGGGCTTAGTAGCAAAAGGCTGGGGTACAACCCTTTCTATTTGCTCCTTCGGCAATATTTGCACATTTATATCGTAAGGAGTGTTGGTAAATGGCGATCCTCTTAGAGTAGCAAACAGGGCAAATAAAATCGGCATTTGTAACAATAGCGGTAAACAGCCTGCCAAAGGATTACCAAATTCCTGCATTACTTTGGCTTGTTCCTCTCTTTGTTTTTCTGGGTTGTCCTTGTATTTTTGCTTAATTTGTTCCTGTCGCTCTTTCATCAGCGGTTGAACAATTTTCATCTTGCGCATATTGCGAATTTGTCCCGCACTCAGAGGAACAACCGCCAGACGAATTACGATTGTCAAGGCGATAATAGCAAAACCATAGCTCGGCAAAATCCCATAGAAAAAATCTAGGATTGGGAGCATGATGTTGTTTGAAAGAAAGCCGATACCAAAATCCATTTTTTAATCTATCCAGCCTTTAAGAAATATTGTAATTTTTAACTCAGTTTAGTCGATCGCCCATGAGGAAAACCGATCAAAACTGTTTGCGGGAGTTTAGTTAGCTTTGAATTGCTTCTAAAGGTCTACCTGTTTTCGCTGCCGCCTTTTCGGAGATATAGTCATATATGTCTCTAAACTCTGGCACTGCCCGCATTTCTAAACGACTTTTATCTCTCAAGGTTATGACCAAATCTCCCCACATACCTATTCCTCTAGGAACTTTGACAATCTTAATAACTTCAGAGTAAATGATGTCTGTGCGTTCTCTGCCCATCCAGCCACCAGTGACGCAAATGCGACGGTCTGTAATACGGTAGCGAAGCCATAAAGCTCTGACAATCGCGCCCACCGTTAAGGGAATACAAATAACTGTAAACGCTAATAGTATATTGAAAATTAAGTCGCCAACGTGGGGACCACCTTCAAAGTAAACTTCTTCTTTAATGCCCATTAATAATTTTTGCTTGTTTTAATAACTCTTCTAATTCTCGCAAAAAATGTTCATATTTGCATTCTATTGCTTTGGGCTTGACTACAATCACTACTTTCCATCCAGGAGTGATCGCCTTTATTTGACTGCGAATAACCCCTTTTATCTGTCTTTTAATGCGGTTACGAACTACGGCTTTTTTACTAACTTTCTTACTGATAGAAATCCCGAACATTGTCACGGTGGTAGAAACCGCACCCAACTGCTTTGGCGTTACAAGCGCAATTAAGGTTAGATGAGGACTGTAACGACGAATACCCTGCTTGTAAACAGCCCTATAATCTTGGCGATTTCTAAGCCTATAGGCTTTTGGCAATCCCACCCTAACAAATTAAACTGCTAGGCGATGACGACCTTTTTTGCGACGAGCATGAACTACTCTTCTACCATTGGTAGTACGCATCCGCGCGCGAAAACCAGATTTTCTTTTTTGTTTGCGGTTAGTTCCGCCTAATGTACGCTGAGTCACTGATTATTTCCTCAATAAACTTATATTAATATGTTTGGCAAAAAGCCACAATCTAGAATTTTACTACATAAAGCCATAGTCTAGGTAATCTGTGACTGTCGTAATATAGCTCTAAGCTACAGGCTTTAAGCTCTAAGCTTTTTTTAAAGTTTATTTTTAGTGGGGATTGATATTTACAATCCAAGCACCGATTTTTTCGGGAGCGGGGATATTGCGAGCAGGAATAACCTGACCATAAAAATAATATGTACCCACGTCAGGATTTTTAGTATTAGACATAACAATCTCCAGTTTTTTTGCTTCTTGGAGTGGTGTTGCTAAGTCTATTTGGAGAAATCTATTTTTTTCGTCCCAAACTACAGATTTTAGAGGTAAAGACTTTTTCTTATCTCCATTAGGTCTAACTTCAATTTTGTCAGTATCAAATTTACCATCAAAATAATCAGGATAAGAAATCTTTAATTGTGATACTCCATTAGGCAGTTTATTTTTAGGAATTCGGAAGCGATAGCGATCGCGACTATCGGCAACCCCTCCAAAGTCCAAATAATAGTTGAGAATATCAACGTCTCTGTTGCCAAAGATGACTAATCCTGGTGTTCCTTGGGCTTTAACAGCGGTATCAATCCCGCCTGTAGCCAAAGCAGTAAGAGCCAAACCCATTAAAAAAGTTTTGTAGAATGATTTGTTAAATAACATAAGTTGTTTGATTTAGCAGTTAGTTAATACTTGATTTTGCTTCGCTCAATTTATCAAGTAAATAGACGTATTTTTAGCCAAAAAGTGCCACTTAATTAGTTGGTTGTCAAGTAAGTAACCAAGATAAATAGCGAAATATTGAATTAGCAGCAAATCAACTAAAACCTAAAGCCTAATTGACCATTTACACCCCTAACAGAATGATATCCAGCACCGATGACGATATGGCTGCCTGCATTTAGATGTAATCCTCCTGAGTAGGCTATGTTTTCATCGCCACTATAGTAACCAAGTCCTATATAGGGAGAAACAATAGGTAAACTAAAAAAAGTTAAAAAGTCTCCACCTGTTGCGCCTTCTTCACCCGTCCCAATTTCGATCCCCGTGCCAGCAAACCTAACTCCAGCACCATAACTAATTAAATCATCTACTGAGCCAATCGTACCCCAAACTTCGGGTAAAATTTGACTTGAAGCAGGAACAGCACATATTGTCGAAACAGAGGCAGCAAAAATGCTAGTCAAAATTGCTTGTTGGGTAAATCGGAAACGATTCAGCATATTTTTAACACCTCACAACTAAATAAAAACATAACTAATCTAGGATAATTCATTCTCACAATGAACATTCGTATTGGCAATGGTTACGATATTCATCAATTAGTAGCAGGCAGACCGTTAATCCTCGCTGGGGTTAATATTCCCCATTCTAAGGGGCTTTTAGGGCATAGCGATGCTGATGTTCTTGTCCATGCCACTATGGACGCTATGCTGGGAGCTTTGGGACTAGGAGATATTGGTCATTATTTTCCCCCTAGCGACCCGAAGTGGAAAGGAGCAGACAGCATGATCTTGCTACAGCAAGTTGCCGAAATCATCGTCTCCCAAGGCTGGCAAATTGGCAATATAGACTCTACTGTGGTGGCAGAAAACCCCAAGCTTAAACCTCATCTCAAGCCAATGCGTTCTAACCTTGCTAAAACCTTGAAAATTGAAGAGAGTCAAATTAGCATCAAAGCCACAACCAACGAAAAGCTCGGTCCTGTTGGAAGAGAAGAGGGAATTTGTGCCTATGTA
This DNA window, taken from Pleurocapsa sp. FMAR1, encodes the following:
- the rfbD gene encoding dTDP-4-dehydrorhamnose reductase; the protein is MTKILLTGITGQVGQELEQTLTSVGEVIGVSRQEFDLSQPAQIKQKIAEIKPNVIVNAAAYTAVDKSESEAELAMAINGNAPKAIAQAAQDIGATLLHISTDYVFNGQNHTPYLETDKTDPLGVYGKSKLSGEIGVRDCDRHIILRTAWVYGSKGHNNFVKTMLRLGKDREELKVVADQVGSPSWSYDIALTITQLVDKSLNDSNIRGTYHYTNSGVCSWYDFAVAIFAEAKQLGFPLAIERVLPITTADYPTPTQRPAYSVLSKVKITKTLGVYPPHWRESLRKMLTELRG
- the gnd gene encoding decarboxylating NADP(+)-dependent phosphogluconate dehydrogenase, encoding MAKRTFGVIGLAVMGENLALNVESRGFPIAVYNRTAAKTEKFMEVRAKDKDIKAAYSLEEFVQTLERPRNILVMVKAGKPVDAVIDQLKPLLDKGDTIIDGGNSLYNDTERRTKDLESTGLGFVGMGVSGGEEGALKGPSLMPGGTEAGYRDLEPILTKIAAQVDDGPCVTFIGPGGAGHYVKMVHNGIEYGDMQLIAEAYDLMKTTLGLNGKELEEVFNQWNHTEELDSFLIEITADIFSNIDPQTHQPLVDSILDAAGQKGTGRWTVVTSLELGVPIPTIYAAVNARVMSAYKEERVAASKEISGPTAKYEGDKQDFINKVRDALYCSKMCSYAQGMALLSKASAEFNFNLDLAEIARIWKGGCIIKAAFLDKIKNAFNENPDLPNLLLASEFKQSIIDRQAAWREVLATANKLGIPVPAFSSSLDYFDSYRRASLPQNLTQAQRDYFGAHTYERVDKPRGEFAHTEWTRVAEESLQTGTTD
- a CDS encoding Rieske (2Fe-2S) protein, with product MTWTKTLAADALAPGTREVVKLQQRSLLLLNEANNIYAIDNICPHMKLPLKKGKVTADGSIVCPWHRSEFDLKTGNVENWCTFPPVVGNILGKISAEKSLEVFPTKVEDGQILVDLPV
- a CDS encoding glucose-1-phosphate thymidylyltransferase, translating into MKAIILSGGKGTRLRPLTYTGAKQLVPVANKPILWYGIESIVAAGITEIGIIISPETGGEVESKTGNGDRFGAKITYLKQDQPLGLAHAVKVAQSFLGDSPFVMYLGDNLVQSELDQFIDKFKSQHLDALTLLSEVENPSAFGVAKVDDRGNVLQLIEKPKNPPSNLALVGVYLFSTEIHQAIANIQPSPRGELEITDAIQYLIDQKQKVASFQLSGWWLDTGKKDDLLAANQIILDTCLETTHEGTIDKESKVSGRVHVGTDSLIKNSMIRGPVTIGKNCKIENCFIGPYSSIADDTTLIDVDIEHSVVLKGATIEGINSRIVDSLIGERAHLKAAPKRPKALRFMIGDDSQIELS
- a CDS encoding DUF6391 domain-containing protein — protein: MTTNCRQQAIAPKFIMIDATYTNSGFDFPNSHGDTELIKQLGFIPGLKDFLTIRQVHALEHATVWVLSSLGNSSTTTKFSASYLSADNEDIGGMSTEKGFYLYGNIDPFRLRRAVNLALIRLQQGEWNLALHPRCGTNSSVAMMLTSSMAMMAHLSLPKEPIHQLMGMGLATLAANYLAPDIGIYVQKYITTAIPFNLKLKKITKITDKSGNSGYFVRLDWINTTSSFTPNC
- the chlG gene encoding chlorophyll synthase ChlG, whose translation is MSDSPTNIEKADNSGDSKARQLLGMKGAASGETSLWKIRLQLMKPITWIPLIWGVICGAASSGNYTWTVENVLLAAACMLLSGPLMTGYTQTVNELYDREIDAINEPYRPIPSGAISLTQAKVQIWVLVLAAWALAYGLDVAVGHDFPTILCLALGGSVIAYIYSAPPLKLKQNGWLGTYALGSSYIALPWWTGHALFGELSWKIVILTLIYSFAGLGIAIVNDFKSVEGDRALGLKSLPVMFGVTTAAWICVIAIDVFQIGISGYLVSIHENLYATIVFLLVIPQIVFQDMYFLRNPLENDVKYQASAQPFLVFGMLFTGIALGHAGI